Proteins encoded in a region of the Terriglobia bacterium genome:
- a CDS encoding four helix bundle protein, which translates to MSRDFRKIKAWQLADELTVMTYSMTTQFPHDEMYGLISQLRGATSSVAANIAEGANRSTQKEYLHFLSMARGSLAGAEYFFHLSKRLSYLSVSDYNKIDEGRKEAASVLNELMRAVHSESTTAIKSPDYL; encoded by the coding sequence ATGTCGAGAGATTTTAGAAAAATAAAGGCCTGGCAATTAGCCGATGAACTCACGGTAATGACCTATTCAATGACCACACAATTTCCTCATGACGAAATGTACGGTCTGATTTCACAACTCCGCGGAGCCACCAGTTCCGTGGCGGCAAATATTGCAGAAGGCGCAAATCGATCCACTCAGAAAGAATATCTTCATTTCCTCAGCATGGCACGTGGCTCCCTTGCTGGGGCCGAATACTTTTTTCACCTATCAAAGAGGTTGAGCTACCTGTCGGTGTCCGACTACAACAAGATCGATGAGGGGCGCAAGGAGGCTGCATCAGTACTCAATGAATTAATGCGGGCCGTCCACAGTGAGTCGACGACAGCCATAAAGAGTCCGGATTACCTGTGA
- a CDS encoding efflux RND transporter periplasmic adaptor subunit — MFFNKSKGLFILIAVVVLAGGYWLYSRGFSVVGVSKSSAPQQPVSKAPGERKILYWVDSMNPAYRSDRPGKAPDGMDLVPVYAEGYSATAPGERKILYWMDPMHPAYKSDKPGTAPDCGMTLVPVYADGGGESVGDNLPPGAIKISATKQQLIGVQFGEVLSGPVEKTLRAVGHLAYDETKIIRVHTKISGWIDKVFVDYTGQLVKKGQPLFTVYSPDLLSTQEEFLIGLKAKQYLGDSQFKDVSTGAQSLYNASRRRLQLWDISEAQIEELERTQKPTRDLTLYAPDDGFVTKRNAFPQQQVNPDTEVYEIADLSTIWVLADVYEYELPEVKLGQTARVNLTYFPGKTFAGKVSYIYPEVDNTTRTAKVRIDLPNGDFKLKPDMYASVELQINYGRQLSVPQEAVLDSGAEQTVFVALGNGYFEPRKVQLGAKVDDRYIVLGGLRPQEKVVTSGNFLIDSESQLKSAVAAMAGMPGNQTQDTSHKTQDP, encoded by the coding sequence ATGTTCTTTAATAAATCAAAGGGTCTTTTCATTCTGATCGCTGTCGTCGTGCTGGCAGGCGGCTACTGGCTTTACTCCCGCGGCTTCTCCGTTGTTGGCGTAAGTAAAAGCTCGGCTCCACAGCAGCCGGTCTCCAAGGCGCCGGGTGAACGAAAAATTCTCTATTGGGTGGATTCGATGAATCCGGCATACAGATCCGACCGGCCCGGAAAGGCGCCCGACGGCATGGATCTCGTCCCGGTTTATGCTGAAGGATACAGTGCGACGGCTCCGGGGGAACGAAAGATTCTTTACTGGATGGATCCGATGCATCCTGCTTACAAGTCCGACAAGCCCGGCACCGCCCCCGATTGCGGTATGACTTTGGTTCCGGTGTATGCGGACGGCGGTGGAGAATCGGTCGGGGACAATCTGCCCCCGGGCGCCATTAAGATCTCAGCGACCAAACAACAGTTGATCGGCGTACAGTTCGGTGAGGTTCTATCGGGTCCCGTGGAGAAGACCCTTCGCGCGGTCGGACATCTGGCCTATGACGAGACAAAAATAATCCGTGTTCACACAAAAATCTCAGGCTGGATCGACAAGGTTTTCGTGGACTACACCGGACAACTGGTGAAGAAAGGCCAGCCGTTGTTCACCGTGTACTCCCCCGATCTCCTCTCCACCCAGGAAGAGTTCCTGATCGGTCTCAAAGCGAAACAATATCTGGGCGACAGCCAGTTCAAGGATGTTTCGACGGGAGCGCAAAGCCTGTACAACGCCTCTCGCCGGCGCCTACAACTCTGGGACATCAGTGAGGCACAAATTGAAGAACTCGAAAGAACCCAAAAACCAACGCGGGATCTGACCCTCTACGCACCTGATGACGGCTTCGTGACCAAGCGGAATGCCTTCCCTCAACAACAAGTCAACCCCGACACGGAGGTTTATGAGATCGCGGATCTTTCCACCATTTGGGTGCTCGCAGACGTTTATGAATACGAGCTTCCTGAAGTCAAACTCGGACAGACGGCCAGAGTCAATCTCACTTACTTCCCGGGAAAGACCTTCGCCGGCAAAGTCTCCTACATTTATCCAGAAGTCGACAACACCACCCGCACCGCGAAGGTGCGGATTGATCTGCCCAACGGGGATTTCAAGCTGAAACCCGACATGTACGCCAGCGTCGAGCTGCAAATAAACTATGGCAGGCAGCTTTCCGTGCCTCAAGAAGCAGTCCTGGATTCAGGCGCTGAGCAGACCGTTTTTGTCGCCCTGGGAAACGGTTATTTTGAGCCCCGCAAGGTCCAATTGGGCGCCAAGGTCGACGATCGGTACATTGTTCTCGGGGGACTGAGGCCGCAGGAAAAGGTCGTCACGTCCGGCAATTTTCTGATTGATTCCGAAAGCCAGCTGAAATCGGCAGTGGCAGCCATGGCGGGGATGCCGGGGAATCAGACGCAAGACACAAGTCACAAGACGCAAGACCCATGA
- a CDS encoding TolC family protein yields the protein MSKQIHWIILTLTLLTSSLSTRTLTAQPPGHGDLPVSRNLLTPRLPDLTPSVRKSASVTSSNASPRQDVPQGGLPPTPEPILLLEDLIAEALTNNPEIQAAERMVDAKRAISPQQRTLPDPVISGGWMGNIVPPFSIQTGDPSSARVLSLSQEIPFPGKLALRGRIADTEADAERWSYERSKHAVISNLKQTYYELAFIEKSIQTVEKDKDLLEKLAKIAEARYSVGKGMQQDVIRAQVEISRLLERLTLLEQRRGVAQSMLCSLLNRPPDGPLGIPAEVTKTEVSYSLSELEGIAEAHAPDLKSQEREIDKSQLALNLAKKEYYPDFGVGFTYFNRPQLPEMYGVNFTAKVPLYFWKKQRYGVEEAASGVMSEKKKAEAVRANLFFRVKDQYLAMKASERLMDLYSKAIVPQSTLALDSSLSGYQVGNIDFLSMLSNFLTVLDYELNYYDSLTNYQKAVARLEEVLGASLSK from the coding sequence ATGTCAAAACAAATCCATTGGATCATCCTCACTCTGACTCTTTTGACATCGAGTTTGAGTACTCGGACCCTGACCGCCCAACCGCCGGGCCATGGGGATCTACCCGTATCAAGGAACCTTCTGACGCCGCGTCTCCCGGATCTCACTCCATCGGTCCGGAAGAGCGCGAGTGTCACCTCTTCGAACGCATCCCCACGACAGGACGTCCCCCAAGGAGGCCTCCCGCCAACGCCGGAGCCCATCCTCCTTCTCGAGGATCTCATTGCAGAAGCTCTCACCAACAACCCGGAGATCCAGGCCGCGGAGCGAATGGTGGACGCGAAACGGGCAATCTCGCCCCAACAACGGACGCTGCCCGACCCTGTGATTTCGGGCGGATGGATGGGCAATATTGTGCCGCCTTTCTCTATTCAGACGGGCGACCCATCCAGCGCCCGGGTGCTGAGCCTTTCACAGGAAATTCCTTTCCCGGGAAAACTGGCGCTGCGGGGCCGGATCGCGGACACCGAGGCTGATGCCGAACGATGGAGCTATGAGCGGTCGAAACATGCGGTCATTTCCAATCTCAAGCAGACCTATTACGAGCTGGCGTTCATCGAGAAATCCATCCAGACGGTAGAGAAAGACAAAGACCTTCTCGAAAAGCTCGCCAAGATCGCTGAGGCACGCTATTCCGTCGGCAAAGGGATGCAACAGGATGTCATCCGGGCCCAGGTGGAAATCTCCAGACTCCTGGAGCGATTGACGCTTCTGGAACAACGCAGGGGTGTGGCTCAATCGATGCTCTGCAGCCTTCTCAATCGCCCTCCTGACGGACCCCTGGGTATTCCTGCCGAGGTCACAAAAACTGAAGTCTCCTACTCCCTTAGCGAACTCGAAGGCATCGCGGAGGCCCATGCGCCCGATTTGAAATCTCAGGAACGGGAAATCGACAAGAGCCAGCTGGCTTTGAACCTCGCCAAGAAGGAGTACTACCCGGATTTCGGCGTTGGGTTCACCTATTTCAACCGGCCTCAATTGCCGGAAATGTATGGGGTCAATTTCACCGCAAAGGTTCCTCTTTATTTCTGGAAGAAACAACGGTATGGCGTGGAGGAAGCGGCCTCTGGAGTGATGAGCGAGAAGAAGAAAGCAGAAGCTGTTAGAGCGAACCTGTTTTTCAGGGTGAAAGATCAATACCTGGCCATGAAGGCCTCGGAACGGTTGATGGATTTGTACTCAAAAGCCATTGTGCCTCAATCCACCCTGGCGCTCGATTCATCGCTCTCCGGCTACCAGGTCGGGAATATCGACTTTCTCAGCATGCTGAGCAATTTTCTGACTGTGCTCGATTACGAACTGAATTACTACGATTCCCTGACCAATTATCAGAAAGCGGTCGCCCGGCTCGAGGAAGTCCTGGGCGCCAGCCTCTCAAAGTAG
- the thiD gene encoding bifunctional hydroxymethylpyrimidine kinase/phosphomethylpyrimidine kinase, whose translation MLTVAGFDPSCGAGITADLKAIAACGCYGIASITAITIQNTVGVNRVIPVEPLILIQQIECLMEDIRPAAIKIGMLATKGNVEALERYFHSTRLPHFVIDPVMCSSSGAALLADGAIDAFRSAILPLADCLTPNIDEAEILTGLKVRNVEEMKKAAEQIVALGSKAVVITGGHLIQPTDVLFDGEAFEIFTADRVGPPHSHGTGCTFSSALASFLARGCSLKIATSNAKNYVTRALQRSYPIGRGRSPLNHFPD comes from the coding sequence GTGCTTACGGTCGCAGGGTTTGACCCGAGCTGCGGTGCGGGAATCACAGCCGATTTGAAGGCCATCGCTGCATGTGGCTGCTATGGTATTGCCTCTATTACGGCGATTACGATTCAAAACACTGTAGGAGTCAACCGGGTCATCCCCGTTGAGCCCCTGATCTTGATTCAGCAGATTGAATGCCTGATGGAGGACATTCGACCTGCCGCCATCAAGATCGGAATGTTGGCAACAAAGGGAAACGTAGAAGCATTAGAAAGGTATTTTCATTCGACCCGGCTTCCCCACTTTGTGATCGATCCTGTCATGTGTTCCTCCTCAGGCGCTGCGCTTCTTGCAGACGGAGCCATTGATGCATTCAGGTCTGCAATATTGCCGTTAGCTGATTGTCTCACCCCGAACATCGACGAGGCCGAGATTCTCACAGGTCTGAAGGTGCGAAATGTTGAAGAGATGAAGAAGGCGGCAGAACAGATCGTCGCCCTAGGAAGTAAGGCGGTCGTCATCACCGGCGGCCATTTGATCCAGCCGACCGACGTTCTATTTGACGGCGAGGCGTTTGAGATCTTTACTGCTGATCGGGTCGGTCCTCCGCATTCCCACGGAACCGGATGTACCTTCTCCTCTGCCCTGGCTTCATTCCTTGCCCGGGGATGCTCATTAAAAATTGCTACCTCCAATGCAAAGAATTATGTCACCCGGGCTCTCCAGCGGTCTTATCCGATTGGTCGAGGGAGGTCTCCTTTGAACCATTTCCCCGATTGA
- the hypE gene encoding hydrogenase expression/formation protein HypE, with amino-acid sequence MNSDDHSFALSCPIPLSDYPTVLLAHGGGGKLMHQLIEKMFVAAFANPLLETRHDGAVINLLGKNEQRPLRLAFTTDSYVVHPLFFPGGDIATLAVNGTVNDLAMCGARPLYLSAGFILEEGLPMETLWRVVQSMRQAADAAGVQVVTGDTKVVDRGKGDGIFINTAGIGIVEHELGINPASVQPGDVLLLSGDIGRHGIAIMAVREGLEFESTIESDCAPLASLILALLEAGIEVRCLRDLTRGGLATALVEISEAARLDIQIEENAIPVREDVQGACEILGFDPLYVANEGRFVAFIAPADADRALALLRAHPLGTGACAIGKVAGVSERSHPGLVTMQSKIGAIRIIDMLSGEQLPRIC; translated from the coding sequence ATGAACTCTGACGATCATTCCTTCGCACTCTCCTGTCCCATCCCCCTTTCCGACTACCCCACGGTGCTTCTGGCGCATGGGGGCGGCGGAAAATTGATGCACCAACTGATCGAAAAAATGTTTGTCGCCGCCTTCGCGAATCCCCTTCTGGAAACGCGCCATGATGGGGCTGTCATCAACTTGTTGGGCAAGAACGAACAGAGACCTTTGCGCCTGGCCTTTACGACCGATTCTTACGTCGTGCATCCCCTTTTCTTTCCCGGCGGCGACATTGCGACGCTCGCCGTCAATGGCACCGTCAATGATCTTGCCATGTGTGGCGCCCGTCCGTTGTATCTCAGTGCGGGGTTCATCCTTGAAGAGGGGCTCCCCATGGAGACACTCTGGCGGGTCGTCCAGTCAATGCGCCAAGCAGCCGATGCCGCCGGGGTTCAAGTGGTAACGGGGGACACGAAGGTGGTCGATCGAGGCAAAGGCGATGGCATTTTTATCAACACAGCCGGGATCGGAATAGTTGAACACGAACTGGGGATCAACCCGGCCAGTGTTCAGCCCGGAGATGTGCTTCTCCTCAGCGGGGACATCGGTCGACATGGGATTGCGATCATGGCGGTCCGGGAAGGACTCGAATTTGAGTCGACGATCGAAAGCGATTGTGCTCCGCTCGCCAGCCTGATTCTAGCGCTTCTTGAGGCCGGAATCGAGGTGCGCTGCCTGCGGGATTTGACGCGCGGCGGTCTTGCCACCGCCCTGGTAGAAATCTCAGAGGCCGCCCGTCTCGACATCCAGATCGAAGAGAATGCCATCCCCGTCCGCGAAGACGTGCAGGGGGCCTGCGAGATCCTCGGCTTCGATCCCCTCTATGTCGCCAATGAAGGAAGATTCGTTGCCTTCATTGCGCCCGCGGATGCCGACCGAGCGCTGGCCCTTCTTCGCGCCCATCCTCTCGGCACCGGAGCCTGCGCCATCGGCAAGGTGGCTGGGGTGAGCGAGCGTTCCCATCCGGGCCTGGTCACCATGCAAAGCAAGATTGGCGCGATTCGCATTATTGACATGTTGAGCGGAGAGCAGCTGCCGAGGATTTGTTGA
- a CDS encoding four helix bundle protein, with translation MRVFKATKQFPKEELYSLTDQVRRSSRSVTANIVEGWAKRHYESVFKRHLLDAIGSCDETKLWIDFAYECRYISQEDHTSMKDQLEDLSKKLNRLYEHWKSFEEGPHE, from the coding sequence ATGCGCGTTTTCAAGGCAACTAAACAATTTCCAAAGGAAGAACTCTACTCGCTGACCGATCAGGTTCGCAGGTCTTCACGTTCCGTAACCGCGAACATTGTGGAAGGTTGGGCAAAGAGACATTATGAAAGCGTTTTTAAGCGTCATCTTCTCGATGCGATCGGATCCTGTGACGAGACCAAGCTCTGGATTGATTTTGCTTATGAATGCAGGTACATCAGCCAGGAAGACCATACGTCAATGAAGGATCAGCTCGAAGACTTAAGCAAAAAACTGAATCGACTTTATGAGCACTGGAAGTCTTTTGAGGAAGGGCCACATGAATAA
- the hypD gene encoding hydrogenase formation protein HypD: protein MKFIDEYRDRKAAEQFSRAIAGTATKPWTLMEVCGGQTHSIVKFGVDELLPKEITLVHGPGCPVCVTPIELIEKAIEIASRPEVIFCSFGDMLRVPAHVGEGHETPMDLLSVKAHGGDVRIVYSPLDAVQIARRNPTRQVVFFAVGFETTAPANAMAVFQASQQGLSNFSLLVSHVLVPPAMEAILSSPENRVQGFLAAGHVCTVMGYTEYEPIAEKYHVPIVVTGFEPVDILQGIYLCVKQLEEGRASVENQYARSVRRAGNQAAQQIIHEVFRVIPRKWRGVGEIPQSGLGLQEKYAEYDAELRFGVAQHTTEESSECIAGLVLQGIRKPHECLAFGAHCTPERPLGAPMVSSEGACAAYYRYRRLSCRD from the coding sequence ATGAAATTTATTGATGAGTATCGAGATCGCAAGGCAGCGGAGCAATTCTCCAGGGCCATTGCCGGCACCGCGACAAAACCATGGACATTGATGGAGGTCTGCGGGGGGCAGACCCATTCCATCGTGAAATTCGGCGTGGATGAATTGCTCCCGAAAGAAATCACGCTCGTGCATGGACCCGGATGCCCGGTCTGTGTCACCCCGATCGAGCTCATCGAAAAAGCAATCGAGATCGCCTCCCGGCCGGAAGTGATCTTTTGCTCTTTCGGAGACATGTTGCGAGTTCCGGCCCATGTGGGGGAGGGCCACGAAACTCCCATGGATCTTCTCTCCGTCAAAGCCCACGGAGGCGATGTCCGAATCGTCTACTCGCCGCTGGATGCTGTCCAGATTGCCCGCAGGAATCCCACAAGGCAGGTCGTATTCTTTGCGGTAGGGTTCGAAACCACAGCCCCTGCGAATGCCATGGCCGTCTTCCAGGCGTCCCAGCAGGGCCTCTCGAACTTCTCACTCCTTGTTTCACACGTCCTGGTTCCACCGGCGATGGAGGCCATCCTGTCTTCTCCGGAAAATCGCGTGCAGGGGTTTCTGGCGGCCGGACATGTCTGTACGGTGATGGGGTATACCGAATACGAACCCATTGCCGAGAAGTACCATGTCCCGATCGTGGTGACGGGCTTTGAGCCTGTGGATATTCTGCAGGGGATTTATCTCTGCGTGAAGCAGCTGGAGGAGGGGCGGGCCTCAGTGGAAAACCAGTATGCGCGGTCGGTTCGCCGCGCGGGCAATCAGGCGGCGCAACAAATTATTCACGAGGTGTTTCGGGTCATCCCTCGCAAGTGGCGCGGCGTCGGTGAAATCCCCCAGAGCGGCCTGGGCCTCCAGGAAAAATACGCCGAGTATGACGCCGAGCTTCGCTTTGGGGTCGCCCAGCACACGACGGAAGAATCTTCTGAATGTATTGCCGGTCTCGTTTTGCAGGGCATCAGAAAACCTCACGAATGCCTGGCCTTTGGGGCCCATTGCACGCCGGAACGCCCCCTGGGAGCCCCCATGGTCTCTTCAGAGGGCGCCTGCGCGGCGTATTATCGATATCGCCGGCTGTCGTGCAGGGACTGA
- a CDS encoding dihydroorotate dehydrogenase-like protein, with amino-acid sequence MDISTTYLGLKLRTPLVPSASPLSQEIDNIKRMEDAGASAVVLHSLFEEQLRLERYELHHHLTQGTESFAESLTYFPEPAEFHLGPDAYLEHIRKAKEATRIPIIASLNGTSVSGWTDYARSIEEAGADALELNVYYIPTDMDVSSAQVEQTYIDILRAVKQVVKIPVAFKLGPFFSNMANMARRLEQAGANGLVLFNRFYQPDIDLEELEVRPNVLLSTPQALRLPMRWIAILSGRIQLSLAATSGIHGAPDVLKMLMVGAHVTMLCSVLFRCGIDQIRTLERDMVQWMEDHQYESVRQMQGSMSQKNCADPAAFERAQYMRAIKSYVPA; translated from the coding sequence ATGGACATATCCACCACTTATCTCGGCCTAAAACTCCGCACCCCGCTCGTCCCTTCCGCCTCACCGCTCTCCCAGGAAATTGACAATATCAAACGCATGGAAGACGCGGGGGCTTCGGCAGTAGTGCTCCATTCGCTCTTTGAGGAACAGTTGAGACTGGAGCGCTATGAACTGCATCATCATCTCACGCAGGGGACGGAGAGCTTTGCGGAGTCCTTGACTTACTTTCCCGAGCCGGCGGAATTCCATCTCGGCCCCGATGCCTATCTGGAGCATATCCGGAAGGCGAAGGAAGCCACGCGGATTCCTATCATTGCCAGCCTGAACGGAACCTCGGTCAGCGGATGGACCGACTATGCGCGAAGCATTGAGGAGGCAGGCGCCGATGCCCTGGAATTGAACGTCTATTATATCCCGACCGATATGGACGTGAGCTCTGCCCAGGTCGAACAGACCTACATTGATATCCTGAGGGCCGTCAAACAGGTGGTGAAGATTCCGGTGGCCTTTAAGCTGGGTCCCTTCTTCAGTAACATGGCCAACATGGCCCGCCGCCTGGAGCAAGCCGGCGCGAACGGTCTGGTTTTGTTCAACCGATTTTATCAGCCCGACATTGATCTTGAAGAGCTCGAGGTCCGACCGAATGTCCTCTTGAGCACGCCCCAGGCCCTGCGACTGCCCATGCGATGGATTGCCATTTTGTCCGGAAGGATTCAATTGAGCTTAGCCGCGACCAGCGGCATTCACGGGGCCCCGGATGTCCTGAAAATGCTCATGGTCGGCGCTCACGTCACCATGCTTTGCTCCGTCCTATTCCGTTGCGGAATCGACCAGATCCGCACCCTGGAACGAGACATGGTCCAATGGATGGAAGACCATCAATATGAATCGGTGCGACAGATGCAAGGAAGCATGAGCCAGAAGAATTGTGCCGACCCGGCTGCCTTTGAGCGTGCCCAGTACATGCGCGCTATCAAGAGTTATGTGCCGGCGTGA
- a CDS encoding four helix bundle protein translates to MARIERFEDIEAWRVARELAKDTYRITSNAKFGRDFCLRDQMRRASVSILSNIAEGFERSGDKEFQQFLALAKGSCGELRSQLYIALDQQYVSEEQFAETRLKSEEVSKMLAGLIRYLRGAAMRGSKYK, encoded by the coding sequence ATGGCAAGAATAGAACGGTTTGAGGATATCGAAGCATGGAGGGTGGCCCGGGAATTGGCAAAGGATACATACAGGATAACTTCCAATGCGAAGTTTGGTCGGGATTTTTGCCTTCGCGATCAAATGCGACGCGCCTCTGTCTCAATCCTGTCAAATATTGCAGAGGGTTTTGAGCGATCGGGCGACAAAGAGTTTCAACAGTTTCTCGCCCTCGCAAAAGGATCCTGTGGAGAGCTGAGATCCCAACTGTACATTGCGCTAGATCAACAGTACGTCAGTGAGGAGCAATTCGCAGAAACACGATTGAAGTCAGAGGAAGTAAGCAAAATGCTCGCTGGCCTGATAAGGTACCTTCGAGGAGCCGCCATGCGCGGAAGCAAGTACAAATAA